From a region of the Vallicoccus soli genome:
- a CDS encoding GntR family transcriptional regulator, with protein sequence MPGGPDGAPLFRQVAELVEAAVLDGSLPEGARAPSTNELAAFHRINPATAAKGLQQLVDDGVLHQRRGLGAFVSDGARERLLERRRRSFARQYVGPLVEEARALGLDPQEVRSMLESALAQGAADGAGARS encoded by the coding sequence GTGCCGGGCGGGCCTGACGGCGCGCCCCTGTTCCGGCAGGTCGCCGAGCTCGTCGAGGCGGCCGTGCTCGACGGCTCGCTGCCCGAGGGCGCCCGGGCCCCGTCCACCAACGAGCTCGCCGCGTTCCACCGCATCAACCCGGCCACCGCCGCGAAGGGCCTGCAGCAGCTCGTCGACGACGGTGTGCTCCACCAGCGCCGCGGCCTCGGGGCCTTCGTCTCCGACGGCGCCCGCGAGCGCCTCCTCGAGCGGCGCCGCCGCTCCTTCGCCCGCCAGTACGTCGGCCCCCTCGTCGAGGAGGCGCGGGCGCTCGGTCTCGACCCGCAGGAGGTCCGTTCCATGCTGGAGTCCGCACTGGCGCAGGGCGCCGCCGACGGCGCGGGGGCTCGCTCGTGA
- a CDS encoding ATP-binding cassette domain-containing protein yields MSPGPAPAAVLEGVFKGWRGVRALDDVTVALPEGAVTGLLGRNGAGKSTLLRLLAGHALPDAGTVRVGGRDPYEQDAVLAGVCLVSEAQRYPDWYEVRHVLAAAALLQPRWDGAYARRLAEELALPPRRRVGRLSRGTLSALGVVVGLAARAPLTLFDEPYLGLDAVARRLFYDRLLEDVATHPRTVVLSTHLIDEVGDLLEHVVLLDRGRVLLDEPAEDLRRRAVRLLGPAAAVGRAAAGRTLLADESLGGTRRAVALGALDEDEALAARAAGVALEPVPLQELIVRATAAGGAPPAPPLTPRPAPQEVLP; encoded by the coding sequence GTGAGCCCCGGGCCCGCACCCGCCGCCGTCCTCGAGGGCGTCTTCAAGGGGTGGCGCGGCGTGCGCGCGCTCGACGACGTCACCGTCGCCCTCCCCGAGGGGGCCGTCACCGGCCTGCTCGGGCGCAACGGCGCCGGCAAGTCCACCCTGCTGCGCCTGCTCGCCGGGCACGCGCTGCCCGACGCCGGCACGGTCCGGGTCGGGGGGCGCGACCCGTACGAGCAGGACGCGGTCCTGGCCGGCGTGTGCCTCGTGAGCGAGGCGCAGCGCTACCCCGACTGGTACGAGGTGCGCCACGTCCTCGCCGCGGCCGCGCTGCTGCAGCCGCGCTGGGACGGGGCGTACGCCCGCCGCCTCGCCGAGGAGCTCGCCCTCCCACCGCGCCGGCGGGTGGGCAGGCTCTCCCGCGGCACGCTCTCCGCCCTCGGCGTCGTCGTGGGCCTCGCCGCGCGCGCCCCGCTGACGCTCTTCGACGAGCCGTACCTCGGCCTCGACGCCGTCGCCCGCCGCCTCTTCTACGACCGCCTCCTCGAGGACGTCGCGACGCACCCGCGCACGGTCGTCCTGTCGACGCACCTCATCGACGAGGTCGGCGACCTGCTCGAGCACGTCGTGCTCCTCGACCGCGGCCGGGTGCTGCTCGACGAGCCCGCCGAGGACCTGCGCCGGCGCGCCGTACGGCTCCTCGGCCCGGCCGCCGCGGTCGGCCGCGCCGCGGCGGGCCGCACGCTGCTCGCCGACGAGTCCCTCGGGGGCACCCGGCGGGCCGTCGCCCTCGGCGCCCTCGACGAGGACGAGGCGCTCGCCGCGCGCGCCGCGGGCGTCGCGCTCGAGCCCGTCCCGCTGCAGGAGCTGATCGTGCGCGCGACCGCGGCCGGCGGCGCCCCACCCGCGCCGCCCCTCACCCCCCGCCCCGCCCCGCAGGAGGTCCTGCCGTGA
- a CDS encoding SDR family oxidoreductase, protein MSGGRPLTVVTGGARGIGAAVVQRLAREGHDLVVGYARDAAAAEASAARARAHGVRAVPVAADVADPADVDRLLATAAGLGRLTGLVTCAGLTAHLGDLADTPVEVVRRVVDVNLLGTLLCVRAAVPLLSVRRGGAGGAVVTVSSVAASTGSPHEYVHYAAAKAGVEAATVGLARELAGDGVRVACVAPGVVRTRIHEDAGEAGRAERVGAGVPMGRPGEPDEVAPAVAWLLGPEASYVSGAVLRVAGGA, encoded by the coding sequence GTGAGCGGCGGGCGCCCGCTCACCGTCGTGACCGGAGGGGCCCGGGGCATCGGCGCCGCGGTGGTGCAGCGGCTGGCCCGCGAGGGGCACGACCTCGTCGTCGGGTACGCGCGCGACGCCGCCGCCGCGGAGGCGAGCGCGGCCCGGGCCCGCGCCCACGGGGTGCGCGCCGTCCCCGTCGCGGCCGACGTGGCGGACCCGGCCGACGTCGACCGCCTGCTGGCCACGGCCGCGGGGCTCGGCCGCCTGACCGGGCTGGTGACGTGCGCCGGGCTGACCGCGCACCTCGGCGACCTCGCGGACACGCCGGTCGAGGTGGTCCGGCGGGTCGTCGACGTGAACCTGCTCGGCACCCTGCTCTGCGTCCGCGCGGCCGTGCCCCTGCTGTCGGTGCGCCGCGGCGGCGCGGGCGGGGCGGTGGTCACCGTCTCCTCGGTCGCGGCCTCGACCGGCTCGCCGCACGAGTACGTCCACTACGCCGCCGCCAAGGCCGGCGTCGAGGCCGCCACCGTGGGGCTGGCGAGGGAGCTGGCCGGCGACGGGGTGCGGGTGGCCTGCGTCGCCCCCGGCGTCGTGCGCACCCGCATCCACGAGGACGCCGGGGAGGCCGGTCGCGCCGAGCGGGTCGGCGCCGGCGTGCCGATGGGGCGGCCCGGGGAGCCGGACGAGGTGGCCCCCGCCGTCGCGTGGCTGCTCGGCCCGGAGGCGTCGTACGTCTCCGGCGCCGTCCTGCGGGTGGCCGGCGGCGCCTGA
- a CDS encoding class I SAM-dependent RNA methyltransferase: MSRRAREGAQRGADLAGTEVEVEVGPVAHGGHCVARHEGRVLFVRHTAPGERVRARVTEGREGDRFLRADAVEVLQASPHRVEPPCPHARPGRCGGCDWQHVDLAEQRRLKAAVVQEQLRRLAGLERDVVVEAVPGDDGGLGWRTRVTYAVDASGRAGLRRHRSHEVEPISWCRIAAPAVVALGVTDRPWPGTRAVEAVAAASGPALVPSPPGAGPDEVVVERAAGRDWRVAVDGFWQVHPGAAQVLVDAVLEGLAPREGERVLDLFAGVGLFAGALGERVGLTGRVVAVEGDRAAAAHARENLADLAHARVERGDVARVLRREGLRRADLVVLDPPRTGAGREVVAAVAASGARAVAYVACDPAALARDLAWFAERGYALEGLRAFDLFPMTQHVECVAVLRPAG, from the coding sequence CTGAGCCGGCGGGCGCGCGAGGGCGCGCAGCGCGGGGCGGACCTCGCCGGCACCGAGGTCGAGGTCGAGGTCGGCCCGGTCGCGCACGGCGGGCACTGCGTCGCGCGGCACGAGGGGCGCGTGCTCTTCGTGCGGCACACGGCGCCGGGGGAGCGGGTGCGGGCCCGCGTCACCGAGGGCCGCGAGGGCGACCGGTTCCTGCGCGCCGACGCCGTCGAGGTCCTGCAGGCCTCGCCGCACCGGGTCGAGCCGCCGTGCCCCCACGCCCGGCCGGGACGCTGCGGCGGCTGCGACTGGCAGCACGTGGACCTCGCCGAGCAGCGGCGCCTGAAGGCCGCGGTCGTCCAGGAGCAGCTGCGCCGGCTCGCCGGGCTCGAGCGCGACGTCGTCGTCGAGGCGGTGCCGGGCGACGACGGCGGGCTCGGCTGGCGCACCCGGGTGACGTACGCGGTCGACGCGTCCGGGCGGGCCGGCCTGCGCCGGCACCGCTCCCACGAGGTCGAGCCGATCAGCTGGTGCCGCATCGCGGCCCCGGCGGTCGTGGCGCTCGGCGTCACCGACCGGCCCTGGCCGGGGACCCGCGCGGTGGAGGCGGTGGCGGCGGCCTCGGGCCCGGCCCTCGTGCCGTCGCCGCCGGGGGCCGGCCCCGACGAGGTGGTGGTGGAGCGGGCCGCCGGGCGTGACTGGCGCGTCGCGGTGGACGGCTTCTGGCAGGTGCACCCCGGCGCCGCGCAGGTCCTCGTCGACGCGGTGCTCGAGGGCCTCGCGCCGCGCGAGGGCGAGCGGGTGCTCGACCTCTTCGCCGGGGTCGGGCTCTTCGCCGGGGCGCTGGGGGAGCGGGTCGGGCTGACCGGGCGGGTCGTCGCGGTGGAGGGCGACCGCGCCGCCGCCGCGCACGCGCGGGAGAACCTCGCGGACCTCGCGCACGCGCGGGTCGAGCGCGGGGACGTCGCCCGGGTGCTGCGCCGCGAGGGGCTGCGCCGGGCGGACCTCGTGGTGCTCGACCCGCCGCGCACCGGCGCGGGGCGCGAGGTCGTGGCCGCCGTGGCCGCGTCGGGCGCGCGGGCGGTCGCGTACGTCGCCTGCGACCCCGCCGCGCTCGCGCGCGACCTGGCCTGGTTCGCCGAGCGGGGCTACGCCCTGGAGGGCCTGCGGGCGTTCGACCTGTTCCCCATGACGCAGCACGTGGAGTGCGTGGCGGTGCTGCGCCCGGCCGGCTGA
- a CDS encoding APC family permease, with product MDRVSKVTDLPKRILVGRALPSNRLGETLLPKRLALPVFASDPLSSVSYATQEILLMLTLGGLAYLYLTPYLAAAVFVLLCVVVASYRQLVHAYPTGGGDYQVARENLGDKAGLTVASALLVDYVLTVAVSVSAGVDNIISAVPALVDHRVAIAVGFVVFLTAMNLRGVRESGTAFAVPTYLFVVGVLGMVVWGLLRTLLGDAPVAESAPYDVEPEQTGIAGLALVFFVLRAFSSGCTALTGVEAIANGVPAFKKPKSRNAATTLLLMGTLAMSMFLGITALALISDVRYVENSCDLIGLEDCSGHVQRTVIAQVAAAVFGGDTSPFFFFIQAATAAILILAANTAYNGFPLLGSILAQDRYLPRQLHTRGDRLVFSNGIIVLASAAGVLIVAFEASVTRLIQLYIIGVFTSFTLGQIGMVRHWNRLLAEGPAPEERARMVRSRAINATGASLTGLVLVIVTITKFTHGAWLVFLAMPVLFLLMRGIQQHYDRVARELAVDDDAEPPMLPSRNHAIVLVSKIHKPTLRALAYARASRPSTLEAVTASVDEDEVRALQAEWDRRGIPVPLKVLDSPYREITRPVVDYVKSVRRASPRDVVTVYIPEYVVGHWWEQVLHNQSALRLKGRLLFTPGIMVTSVPWQLRSSADAEARLDASAPGDVRRGAAAPADDRVRAEL from the coding sequence ATGGACCGAGTGTCCAAGGTGACCGACCTGCCCAAGCGCATCCTCGTGGGGCGGGCCCTCCCCAGCAACCGCCTCGGCGAGACGCTGCTGCCCAAGCGCCTCGCCCTGCCGGTGTTCGCGTCCGACCCCCTGTCCTCGGTGTCGTACGCGACCCAGGAGATCCTGCTCATGCTCACGCTGGGCGGGCTCGCGTACCTCTACCTCACGCCGTACCTCGCCGCCGCGGTGTTCGTGCTGCTCTGCGTCGTCGTCGCCTCGTACCGCCAGCTGGTGCACGCGTACCCGACGGGCGGCGGCGACTACCAGGTCGCCCGGGAGAACCTCGGCGACAAGGCCGGCCTCACCGTCGCCAGCGCCCTGCTCGTCGACTACGTCCTCACCGTCGCGGTGTCCGTCTCGGCGGGCGTGGACAACATCATCTCGGCGGTCCCGGCGCTCGTGGACCACCGCGTGGCCATCGCCGTCGGCTTCGTCGTCTTCCTCACCGCGATGAACCTGCGCGGCGTGCGCGAGTCCGGCACGGCGTTCGCCGTGCCCACCTACCTCTTCGTGGTCGGCGTCCTCGGCATGGTCGTGTGGGGGCTGCTGCGCACGCTGCTCGGCGACGCGCCGGTGGCCGAGAGCGCCCCGTACGACGTCGAGCCCGAGCAGACGGGGATCGCCGGCCTGGCCCTGGTGTTCTTCGTCCTGCGCGCGTTCTCCAGCGGCTGCACCGCCCTGACCGGCGTGGAGGCCATCGCGAACGGCGTGCCGGCGTTCAAGAAGCCCAAGAGCAGGAACGCGGCGACCACGCTGCTGCTCATGGGCACGCTGGCGATGTCGATGTTCCTCGGCATCACCGCGCTGGCCCTCATCAGCGACGTCCGGTACGTCGAGAACTCCTGCGACCTCATCGGGCTCGAGGACTGCAGCGGGCACGTGCAGCGGACGGTCATCGCGCAGGTCGCGGCGGCCGTGTTCGGCGGCGACACCTCGCCGTTCTTCTTCTTCATCCAGGCCGCGACGGCCGCGATCCTCATCCTCGCGGCCAACACGGCGTACAACGGCTTCCCGCTGCTCGGCTCGATCCTCGCCCAGGACCGCTACCTGCCCCGCCAGCTGCACACCCGCGGCGACCGGCTCGTCTTCAGCAACGGGATCATCGTCCTGGCGAGCGCGGCGGGCGTGCTCATCGTCGCCTTCGAGGCCTCGGTCACCCGGCTCATCCAGCTCTACATCATCGGCGTCTTCACCTCGTTCACCCTCGGGCAGATCGGCATGGTCCGGCACTGGAACCGGCTGCTCGCCGAGGGCCCGGCGCCCGAGGAGCGCGCGCGGATGGTGCGCTCGCGGGCCATCAACGCCACCGGCGCCTCGCTCACCGGCCTCGTCCTCGTCATCGTGACGATCACGAAGTTCACCCACGGGGCCTGGCTCGTCTTCCTCGCGATGCCGGTGCTCTTCCTGCTCATGCGCGGCATCCAGCAGCACTACGACCGGGTCGCCCGCGAGCTCGCGGTCGACGACGACGCCGAGCCGCCGATGCTGCCGAGCCGCAACCACGCCATCGTCCTCGTCAGCAAGATCCACAAGCCGACGCTGCGCGCGCTGGCGTACGCCCGCGCCTCGCGCCCCTCGACGCTCGAGGCGGTCACCGCCTCCGTGGACGAGGACGAGGTGCGCGCGCTGCAGGCCGAGTGGGACCGCCGCGGCATCCCGGTGCCGCTCAAGGTGCTCGACTCGCCGTACCGCGAGATCACCCGCCCCGTCGTGGACTACGTCAAGTCGGTGCGCCGGGCCAGCCCCCGCGACGTCGTGACGGTCTACATCCCGGAGTACGTGGTCGGGCACTGGTGGGAGCAGGTGCTGCACAACCAGAGCGCGCTGCGGCTCAAGGGCCGGCTGCTCTTCACCCCGGGGATCATGGTCACGAGCGTGCCGTGGCAGCTGCGCTCGTCCGCCGACGCAGAGGCGCGCCTCGACGCCTCGGCCCCCGGCGACGTGCGCCGCGGCGCGGCGGCCCCCGCCGACGACCGCGTCCGGGCGGAGCTCTGA
- a CDS encoding potassium channel family protein, with product MHFVIMGCGRVGSTLAHSLEDKGHTVAVVDQAADAFRRLGSHFQGRTVTGVGFDRDTLLEAGIEDAYAFAAVSSGDNSNILAARVARETFGVENVVARIYDPGRAEVYQRLGIPTVATVRWTADQMLRRLLPAGAEAEWRDPTGTVRLAEVHVDPSWVGQRVSRLERDSGARVAFLTRYGAGVLPEPGTVVQDGDLVHLVMRDEDAERIEDLFARGPEA from the coding sequence GTGCACTTCGTGATCATGGGGTGCGGGCGGGTCGGCTCGACCCTCGCGCACAGCCTCGAGGACAAGGGGCACACGGTCGCCGTCGTCGACCAGGCGGCCGACGCGTTCCGCCGGCTCGGCTCGCACTTCCAGGGGCGCACCGTGACCGGGGTCGGCTTCGACCGCGACACCCTGCTCGAGGCCGGCATCGAGGACGCGTACGCCTTCGCCGCGGTGAGCAGCGGCGACAACTCGAACATCCTCGCCGCCCGGGTGGCCCGCGAGACCTTCGGCGTGGAGAACGTCGTCGCGCGCATCTACGACCCGGGGCGCGCCGAGGTCTACCAGCGCCTGGGCATCCCCACCGTCGCCACGGTGCGCTGGACCGCCGACCAGATGCTCCGGCGCCTGCTCCCCGCCGGGGCGGAGGCCGAGTGGCGCGACCCCACGGGGACGGTCCGCCTCGCCGAGGTGCACGTCGACCCCTCGTGGGTCGGCCAGCGGGTGTCCAGGCTCGAGCGCGACTCCGGGGCGCGCGTCGCCTTCCTCACGCGGTACGGCGCCGGCGTGCTCCCCGAGCCCGGCACCGTCGTGCAGGACGGCGACCTCGTCCACCTCGTGATGCGCGACGAGGACGCCGAGCGCATCGAGGACCTCTTCGCCCGCGGACCGGAGGCCTGA
- a CDS encoding potassium channel family protein translates to MRVAIAGAGSVGRSIARELLQNGHEVLLVDRSPSAIKVQSVPDAEWLVADACEIASLEEAGLQRCQVVVAATGDDKVNLVVSLLAKTEYGVPRTVARVNNPKNEWMFDEAWGVDVAVSTPRIMTALVEEAVSVGDLVRIFTFQQSGTDMLEITLPVDSPMAGTRVGDVAWPADTALVAIIREGHPVVPSQDDPLEAGDELLFVASPDMSRELEDLLAPHLR, encoded by the coding sequence GTGCGCGTCGCCATCGCAGGGGCCGGCAGCGTCGGCCGCTCCATCGCCCGCGAGCTGCTGCAGAACGGCCACGAGGTGCTCCTCGTGGACCGCAGCCCCTCGGCGATCAAGGTCCAGAGCGTGCCCGACGCCGAGTGGCTCGTCGCCGACGCGTGCGAGATCGCCTCGCTCGAGGAGGCCGGGCTCCAGCGCTGCCAGGTGGTGGTCGCCGCCACCGGCGACGACAAGGTCAACCTCGTCGTCTCGCTGCTGGCCAAGACCGAGTACGGCGTCCCCCGCACCGTCGCCCGGGTCAACAACCCGAAGAACGAGTGGATGTTCGACGAGGCCTGGGGCGTCGACGTCGCGGTCTCGACCCCGCGCATCATGACCGCCCTCGTCGAGGAGGCCGTGAGCGTCGGCGACCTCGTGCGCATCTTCACGTTCCAGCAGTCCGGCACCGACATGCTCGAGATCACGCTGCCGGTGGACTCCCCCATGGCGGGCACCCGGGTCGGCGACGTCGCCTGGCCCGCCGACACCGCGCTCGTGGCGATCATCCGCGAGGGGCACCCCGTCGTGCCGAGCCAGGACGACCCGCTCGAGGCCGGCGACGAGCTGCTCTTCGTGGCGAGCCCCGACATGAGCCGCGAGCTCGAGGACCTGCTCGCCCCGCACCTGCGCTGA
- a CDS encoding OB-fold nucleic acid binding domain-containing protein, translated as MSVAAPSRLRRALARFASSPQELEAEELRTTCTVVGATPVAELAARQRVTVAGTLRTVTLRPRAGVPALVAELYDGSGTMDVVWLGRRQIPGIVPGRPVVAHGLVSCEEGRPTMYNPRYELRCTGPAQDG; from the coding sequence ATGAGCGTCGCCGCCCCGAGCCGCCTGCGCCGCGCCCTCGCCCGCTTCGCCTCCTCGCCGCAGGAGCTCGAGGCCGAGGAGCTGCGCACCACCTGCACCGTCGTCGGTGCGACCCCGGTCGCCGAGCTGGCCGCGCGCCAGCGCGTGACCGTCGCCGGCACCCTGCGGACCGTGACCCTGCGGCCCCGTGCCGGCGTCCCGGCGCTCGTGGCCGAGCTCTACGACGGCTCCGGCACCATGGACGTGGTGTGGCTGGGGCGCCGTCAGATCCCCGGCATCGTCCCGGGCCGCCCGGTCGTCGCGCACGGGCTCGTCTCGTGCGAGGAGGGCCGGCCGACCATGTACAACCCGCGCTACGAGCTGCGCTGCACGGGTCCCGCGCAGGACGGATGA
- a CDS encoding Rieske (2Fe-2S) protein, which yields MQEQAVEASALEPGRVRRVGPWAVGLSQGEPFATSRRCRHQLADLSEGTVDADGCLVCPWHQSRYDVRTGAMVSGPKGFLGWHGPTPGYTQLVLAYGRKLRLRLGKVARDGSRLVIR from the coding sequence ATGCAGGAGCAGGCGGTCGAGGCGTCGGCGCTGGAGCCGGGCCGGGTGCGGCGGGTCGGGCCGTGGGCGGTGGGGCTCTCGCAGGGCGAGCCGTTCGCGACCTCGCGGCGCTGCCGGCACCAGCTCGCGGACCTCAGCGAGGGCACCGTCGACGCCGACGGGTGCCTCGTGTGCCCGTGGCACCAGAGCCGGTACGACGTGCGGACCGGCGCGATGGTCTCCGGGCCGAAGGGGTTCCTCGGGTGGCACGGGCCGACGCCGGGCTACACCCAGCTCGTCCTCGCCTACGGCCGCAAGCTGCGGCTGCGCCTCGGCAAGGTCGCGCGGGACGGGTCCCGCCTCGTCATCCGCTGA
- a CDS encoding DUF3710 domain-containing protein produces MTVFGRRRKKGEDAAPGTDEVVASAADGAEDGPGDGDGGSAGPGAPGAPGGAGAPPRAAGAVDRSGGPFDVTEVDDPAEGGRVDLGGIWLPGVQGMELRVEMDQSSQQVVSVAAVLGQGAVQVQAFAAPRTEGVWSDVRREIAQGILGQGGRAGERQSALGTELLAEVPVRLPDGQVGRQAVRFVGVDGPRWFLRGVFSGVAAVDPAAAEPLEALFRGIVVVRGGTAMAPREPIPLRLPPQAQVDEDQQEQAPAEEGGADDAGAPARDDLKPFERGPEITEVR; encoded by the coding sequence ATGACCGTGTTCGGACGCCGCCGCAAGAAGGGCGAGGACGCCGCGCCGGGGACCGACGAGGTCGTGGCGAGCGCCGCCGACGGGGCCGAGGACGGGCCCGGGGACGGGGATGGGGGTTCTGCGGGCCCCGGGGCCCCCGGGGCCCCCGGGGGCGCTGGTGCGCCCCCGCGCGCCGCGGGCGCCGTGGACCGCAGCGGCGGTCCGTTCGACGTGACCGAGGTGGACGACCCCGCCGAGGGCGGGCGCGTGGACCTCGGTGGCATCTGGCTGCCGGGCGTGCAGGGCATGGAGCTGCGCGTCGAGATGGACCAGTCCTCCCAGCAGGTCGTGAGCGTCGCGGCGGTGCTCGGCCAGGGCGCCGTGCAGGTGCAGGCCTTCGCGGCCCCCCGCACCGAGGGCGTCTGGTCGGACGTCCGCCGCGAGATCGCGCAGGGGATCCTCGGCCAGGGCGGCCGGGCGGGGGAGCGCCAGAGCGCCCTCGGCACGGAGCTGCTCGCCGAGGTGCCGGTGCGCCTGCCCGACGGGCAGGTCGGGCGCCAGGCGGTGCGCTTCGTCGGCGTCGACGGTCCGCGCTGGTTCCTGCGCGGCGTCTTCTCCGGCGTCGCGGCCGTCGACCCGGCCGCGGCCGAGCCGCTCGAGGCGCTCTTCCGCGGGATCGTCGTCGTCCGCGGCGGCACGGCCATGGCGCCGCGCGAGCCGATCCCGCTGCGCCTCCCGCCCCAGGCGCAGGTCGACGAGGACCAGCAGGAGCAGGCCCCGGCCGAGGAGGGCGGCGCCGACGACGCCGGCGCCCCCGCGCGCGACGACCTCAAGCCCTTCGAGCGCGGCCCGGAGATCACCGAGGTCCGCTGA
- the dut gene encoding dUTP diphosphatase, with product MTSHRDGAPGPAPTGVRVLLQRLDPGLPVPAYAHPGDAGADLCTREDVELAPGERRLVGTGVALALPEGYAGFVHPRSGLAARHGVSIVNAPGTVDAGYRGEVKVCLVNLDPAEPVRLRRGDRVAQLVVQRVERAAFELVDALPGSARGEGGHGSTGYGAPVPAPAGEHHRTSAPVTAPGGG from the coding sequence ATGACCAGCCACCGCGACGGCGCGCCCGGCCCGGCCCCGACGGGCGTGCGGGTGCTGCTGCAGCGCCTCGACCCCGGCCTGCCGGTGCCGGCGTACGCGCACCCGGGCGACGCGGGCGCCGACCTGTGCACCCGCGAGGACGTCGAGCTGGCGCCGGGCGAGCGGCGCCTCGTCGGCACCGGGGTCGCGCTCGCGCTGCCGGAGGGCTACGCGGGCTTCGTGCACCCCCGCTCGGGCCTCGCGGCCCGGCACGGGGTGAGCATCGTCAACGCGCCGGGCACCGTGGACGCGGGCTACCGCGGCGAGGTGAAGGTCTGCCTCGTCAACCTCGACCCGGCCGAGCCGGTGCGCCTGCGCCGCGGCGACCGGGTCGCGCAGCTCGTCGTCCAGCGCGTCGAGCGGGCCGCGTTCGAGCTCGTCGACGCCCTGCCGGGGTCCGCCCGCGGCGAGGGCGGGCACGGCTCCACCGGGTACGGCGCGCCGGTGCCGGCGCCCGCCGGGGAGCACCACCGCACGTCGGCGCCGGTCACGGCGCCAGGAGGGGGATGA
- a CDS encoding DUF885 domain-containing protein, translating to MPLPPPARPFDALALELAADQLEASPTLGSALGLTEHDERLPDLSAAAVAAREAREDAWLERFGALADGDLDDDERIDRDLVLMVLRGRRALRDWAPWRRSADTYAGTALSGVHGLLLHRLREPGPLARAVAARLDATPALLAQGEANLDPDLADPVLLRRSLGQVAAGAAYARSVAGQLDPDEARRAGVEEAGERAAAAYERFGAHLEELAGRARGSWALGEERYDALLRDAEGLPYGARAMRERGREAYDALLDDLRSRTAALRGGGDGADWRALLEELNADHAASPEELLAEYREATARARAFCAERDLVTLPDGEECRVVPSAPFTRGMLAVAHYIQPPPFAGRGTGHFFVPYPPEGATPEQVQQRLATNSRSTLWSITVHEAYPGHHWHFAWIASGRAPGGARVLRTLFGSTYVVEGWGLYSEDLMREQGFFTTPQQELAQRDMRLFRAARIVVDTSLHLGEMSVEEAVEHMATRTSLSRETARAEVLRYCAWPTQAASYLTGALEIARLRERWLAEGRGTLRAFHDRAAGSGRLPVSLMERSLFGRAEPAGTGG from the coding sequence ATGCCGCTGCCGCCCCCCGCGCGCCCGTTCGACGCCCTGGCCCTCGAGCTCGCCGCCGACCAGCTCGAGGCCAGCCCGACGCTGGGCAGCGCGCTGGGCCTCACCGAGCACGACGAGCGCCTCCCCGACCTGTCGGCCGCGGCGGTCGCGGCGCGCGAGGCGCGCGAGGACGCCTGGCTCGAGCGCTTCGGCGCGCTGGCGGACGGCGACCTCGACGACGACGAGCGCATCGACCGCGACCTGGTCCTCATGGTGCTGCGGGGGCGGCGGGCGCTGCGCGACTGGGCGCCCTGGCGGCGCAGCGCCGACACCTACGCCGGGACCGCGCTGTCCGGCGTGCACGGCCTGCTGCTGCACCGCCTGCGCGAGCCGGGCCCGCTCGCCCGGGCCGTCGCCGCGCGCCTCGACGCGACCCCCGCGCTGCTGGCGCAGGGCGAGGCCAACCTCGACCCCGACCTCGCCGACCCCGTCCTGCTGCGCCGGTCGCTGGGCCAGGTCGCCGCGGGCGCGGCGTACGCGCGCTCGGTCGCGGGCCAGCTCGACCCCGACGAGGCGCGCCGCGCGGGGGTCGAGGAGGCCGGTGAGCGGGCCGCGGCGGCGTACGAGCGCTTCGGGGCGCACCTGGAGGAGCTGGCCGGGCGGGCGCGCGGGAGCTGGGCCCTCGGGGAGGAGCGCTACGACGCCCTGCTGCGCGACGCGGAGGGCCTGCCCTACGGCGCCCGCGCGATGCGCGAGCGGGGCCGGGAGGCGTACGACGCCCTGCTCGACGACCTGCGCTCGCGCACCGCGGCGCTGCGCGGCGGCGGGGACGGCGCGGACTGGCGCGCCCTGCTCGAGGAGCTCAACGCGGACCACGCCGCGTCGCCGGAGGAGCTGCTGGCCGAGTACCGCGAGGCGACGGCGCGCGCCCGCGCCTTCTGCGCCGAGCGCGACCTCGTGACGCTGCCGGACGGCGAGGAGTGCCGCGTCGTCCCCTCCGCGCCCTTCACCCGCGGCATGCTCGCCGTCGCGCACTACATCCAGCCGCCGCCCTTCGCCGGGCGCGGCACCGGGCACTTCTTCGTGCCCTACCCGCCGGAGGGCGCGACGCCGGAGCAGGTGCAGCAGCGGCTGGCGACGAACAGCCGCTCGACCCTGTGGTCCATCACGGTGCACGAGGCCTACCCCGGGCACCACTGGCACTTCGCCTGGATCGCCTCCGGCCGGGCGCCGGGCGGCGCCCGGGTCCTGCGCACGCTCTTCGGCTCGACCTACGTGGTGGAGGGGTGGGGCCTCTACTCCGAGGACCTCATGCGCGAGCAGGGCTTCTTCACCACCCCGCAGCAGGAGCTCGCCCAGCGCGACATGCGCCTGTTCCGCGCCGCGCGCATCGTCGTCGACACCTCCCTGCACCTGGGGGAGATGTCGGTCGAGGAGGCGGTCGAGCACATGGCCACCCGCACCTCGCTCTCGCGCGAGACCGCCCGCGCCGAGGTCCTGCGCTACTGCGCCTGGCCGACGCAGGCGGCGTCGTACCTCACCGGGGCCCTGGAGATCGCGCGGCTGCGCGAGCGCTGGCTCGCCGAGGGCCGGGGCACGCTGCGCGCGTTCCACGACCGCGCCGCGGGCTCGGGCCGCCTGCCGGTCTCGCTCATGGAGCGCAGCCTCTTCGGGCGCGCGGAGCCCGCCGGGACCGGCGGGTAG